The Eleginops maclovinus isolate JMC-PN-2008 ecotype Puerto Natales chromosome 18, JC_Emac_rtc_rv5, whole genome shotgun sequence genome segment AACtgttaaaatgcttttattattattcagaagttGTTGCATCACAAACAGGATGTGGTTAAGATCAGCCATGAAGTCGTGTGACACCTTAAGATGTTGGGCGGGGGGGAGGCAGGAGCTGCGTCTCAATTTGTGTTCTATGTATCCTGACTGAGCGCTCATTACGGTCAGAACACTGGACACTTTTCACAAATCCTGGCTACTTGGTTTGCTCCGGTTAACACAGCACTTTGtaaataaaagttatacatgtgtttttttcactatttaactcatttgttttgttaccCCAGACGATATTTGCTAGCTGATAAACAGCGGGGATCATAACTTCGGGTGAGGGGAGAACAGTGTTGTGCAATTTGAGACATTACACAGTCCAAAGTTTTCACATTGTCCTAAGAGGAGTTTCCAAATTGAGACACAACAAGGGTTAGCACTCATCTATTCTGCTGACACATTCCTGCTCTGTTCATCTCCCCTCATTCAGTAAAACCGAGTGTCCCAGTGCACTGAACGGGTTGAATCCAGTCCGTTCTAAATgccacctttaaaaaaagaggattaAAGGGTGGAAAACAAACGAAAAACCAGAGAAGATTCAGGCACATAAAGATCGGCCTGAGACCTTAAACTGCATGTTTGTGCCTTTTGGCAAACATTTGTCCCGTTTTCAGCAGCCGTAGCAGCGAGCAGAGTCCTGACAGGATGGACTCAGAAGACAATCCTCCGAACATCTGCACCATGTACTTTGTAACATCTGTTTCAGAAGCGTGCGGCAGGAGGGTGGTTCGTGGGTTTGTCTCTCAGCATGGTGAGCGCCGTGTTGGAGAAGTCCCTCAGGATGTCCACCGTCTCCcgctgcagctgcagggagtCCTGCACAAACTCCTGCTGGctctccaccagcagctgcacCGACTGTGCCAGCACCTCCAGGGACTGGGAGACGGAGCTCAGGAGCATCCTGCTGGcccgctgctgctgcaggcCCTGAGAGGCCATCTGGGCCACGGCCTCATGAGTCCTGCGGGGGGGCCCTCCGGCCGGGAGAGGGTCACGATTAgcggtggaggtggaggaggagtttGGCGGTAGGatggaagaggagggaggagttGGACGTGAGCTAGAAGAGGAGGGGGCGATAGAAGCAACAGAGGAGGCGGGAGGTGGAGCGATATAGGGCGCAGGGTTGGAGACATTGGCTGTAGAGGAtggtgggggagggagggagaatgAGGAGGAAAGGGGAGGGAGGGCGAATGAGGAGGAAGGTGGAGGGAGGGCGaatgaggaggaaggagcagGGAGGATGAATGATGAAGGAGCAGGGAGGATGAATGATGAAGAAGGAGCAGGGAGGATGAATGAGAAGGaaggagcagggagggaggtggACCTATTGGAGCTTATGGGTGACTGCGACGGGGTGGGCACAGCAGCGGAGGAGGCGGTTCCTGATCCGGACACCGAAGGGATaactgaggaggtggaggctcCGGAGAAAGAGGGTCCAGGCAGGAGAGGTTTGGGGGAGGTGTTGTTCTGAGAGGTGCTGTTGTTGTTCTGGCTGCTCCGGGAGTATGTGTGTACAGGCTTCACCCTCAGCAGGGCGTTGTCGGGCAGGGGGTCCAGCGAGGTGGGGGAGACCGAGGGCGGGGGCTGAGAGGAGGGGTAGGAGGAGAGCATAGAGTCGTCGTTTTCTTCGTATTCCAAGGCACATTCTAGAAGACCAGAGAACACGTTACACTTTCACCGTAACaaaatatttggatttattttaaatgtatgatttacatttgaatttaacaGACTTAAGAAGAAGCCACAGGAGAGCagacaaaaaatacataaagtatagcgggaaaaaactaaaaatgaagtCTTAGTAATCTGGGAGAAGGGGTGGGATGAATAAGTGTTGTATATGATGTATAATCAggtagatcatttgtttatttatcatttgtaagttaatcatattttttgtttatcacTTTGATACTGATTACGTTTGTGCAGTATCCAaattctcttgtttcatttcattattacttttttgtattattgtttcaCACGTTTgaaattaatcaaatcaaatctcaTAGTAATCTCTTCATGTGATCATTGGTGGGGGTGATTCCATAAACAGCAGTACCTCTTTAGAACTGAAATCATTTACATGAGAGCGTCATGTACGCAGATATCTGTCTCGGTGCAGGCACACCGTTTCCCCTCTTGAATCTTTACAGTTTTATAAATCTATAGCACGTGGTGATCCTTCTGACTCACAGAGCACAAACATTCTGCTCCTGGGTCCTTTCAAAAGACGGGCCATTGTTAAAACTCCTTGTCGTCCAACCATTAGCTCGGTAGTTTAACAGCCAGAGTAAGGAGACGTTGTGAAAGCGCTCAGTCAGCCGTTTATAGATGAGATAAGGAAGCAGGATAACAGAACTAAAGAATGCCTACACAAGGACCAAATGCTGAGCATACAGCCTCTTGACATCCAtgaaaacatattgaaaaacaaactaCGGTACCATTTTtcaataagactacccttattAAGGATTCATAAAGTGTTTATAATTAGGCTGTAAACACTTTATGAATCATTAAGAACTATTAATAAACCACTTCTAACATAGTTTCagacatcaacacaggctcactatttggcaagatgagtaagccttatattggctacctagcttccttcaTCAGCCATCATCctcggtatctgttgttcaccgAGTTGATTCCgcccccccatccatcttgatgtgtagtttatctcttgttttataaaagcttattaatgatttgtAAAGTGTTCAAAACCTAATTAATTACAAACTATCCGTAAAgcctttataagggtagtcttattgtgaAGTGGTGCCCAACCTACAAAATGTAATACCTttaaagatgtgtgtttaggtcAGAACCCTCGAGCTCTCTGATCCCACTGTACAGATCTGATTGGGTCCTTCttctacatttaaatgaatgaggCTGTAACATCAAATCACTTTAACTTCAACACAGCTGAGCGACAACTATATCTCTGTTGGTCCGAAAGGgtataatgagtccagaaatatgaagatggtgtcagatgtctggtcagacggcagagacagctttgatTTACGGACAATAAATAGCagatggatgtccggtgggtctgccgaTGGACGAGtagcaggcagcaggcttacactgaaactgagatttctgaattacatcctttcttttactctccttttttctgtagaggaagaaaagaaacccTAACTCtagatgtatttgttgtttgaggtgcaatttATGACTCTATAATgagctttaagacgtgaaggaACCATTATTCTCCGCTTCACTCTAATGCAGGATTctcaccggaaagtgggcggggcctaatTTTGTGGCATTCTGGTTTAGACAGGCTTATAAAATAGTTGTTCTCAACACATGTGCACAGTGTAAGGCCCTGGAAACGACAAACCCTTATCATAATCTTATCCAAAGGAATGTAGAGCCCCCCCAGCAGCTGCTGTGTTAATCACCTCCATCGTCAGCCAGGTCCAATTCGGAGGACATGTGGAAAGGGGGTCCTGCAAGACATCGAGCAGCAGCGATTAGACATGTTCCAATCATGTGATGTACCTCACTGTCTCCTCCTCAGagctcacttcctgtccggTTTTGTTGCACTCTCCCGCTCTACTTACCATCCAGATCCTTCtctggggaggagaggggagacaTGTCGAAGGAAGCTCCCCCAGGCAGAGAGTGGGAGCTGTCCGTCAGGCCGAGGTAGGAGTAGGTGGAGTTGGGGGTCGGGTCTTTACTGTAAAGCTTTGTAAAATCTTCATCGTCCTCCAGATCACTGTCGCCGCCTGAGAACCAACACATGTCGTCAGGTTCCCAACCGCTCCAGGGGCCAAATCTGCATTACTTAATACTATGCATATTATCTCTGAGAGCCAATCATAAATGGAGAGTTGGAACCCCACCACTGCTGCCTCTGCTCACCTCCTCTGGGACTCATGATGAGGATCTTGTGGACCATCCTCTCTATGGGGCCCAGGTTCTTTTTCCTCAGGTTGTTCCCATTCGGGTTCCGGAGGGCCAAGGCGCGTCGCTTCCCATCACATTTCAGGTCAGCCCATTTCTTCATGATCTGACGCACCTGTGAGGAGATCAAACCTCCTTTAAGAAGTCTTCTCAAGTAAAAATACACTCTGGTTCCATGTCAGATGATCAAATATAACGTTAAATAGCTCTGCATTCTGAAGAGTAGGTCAAAATAAACTATTTGAAGACCTTGCAGAGGCTCTGACATGTGATTCTGGGCTACAGAGATGAACTGATAATCAGAAAAACGTGGAAATCCATTTAGACTCGAAGGAGCTTGCAAGATGAATCTGAGTGGTTCTGATGTTGTAACAGGACCCAAATTAGTTTTCGATGTAATTTATTCCCTCATTTCTCTTGTGAGTTAATGGAGTATTTAAAGGGCCTGTATGAAGGATCCACAATCTGAAGAGTAAGGACCAGTCTTTTGTCTCACTTTTCCCACCCCGTTGACACAGGCAAGTTACGCAAGGGAGCCCCAGCAGACATCTTTATTTTAGGGGTTGCAAATTAAGAGAACAAAAAGGCTTGATCACGGCAGAAAAGCTATTGAGAAAGTATGTTGGATTAAATTAAGATTATCAATCTGTGAAATGAAATAAGAGAAATGTCAACTGTTTTTGGTATTTCTCTAAATTAGTATATGCTACCATACGGAAGAACAGCAGAAGTAATCCAACAGAAAGGTTCTTCAACGTATTCCTTGTAACAAGAGAAGCAACAGTGTTGGATACAAGATAATTACCTAATAAACTCAAGATGAAAAgacctttaaatgaaatatataaaatggagaaaataaataatcattagaATCAGAAATTAAGTTCATATCTGTAATGACAGATGGGGAAAATTGGAAAGGTATACCAATATACTGAAACCCCATcagtatttttctctttctatgaTTTTCagaatgtttcttttgtttcgactgtgttttattttgttgtgtaatTATGTCATTTCTTAAAATGGTTAACGGTTCCATCTGCAACTAAACCTCAAGTTCTATTGCactcaaacattttctaacGGTCAAAACAGGATCATAGATAGCTTCtgacacatccatcatcactACCATGACCAACAAGAATAAATAGTAGAGCATCAAACCTCTCTGTGGTTCTCTCCCATCCCGTTGATCTGATTGGTGATTTCAGTCCAGGTCTGTTTCTTGGTTTCAGCCGACACGCCCTGGTTAAACTTCCCTACAGGGAAAGATAAGGGAGGTGAGACAGGTACGGACAGAGGTACGGTGTTTACTCTACTGAGGCACTGATGGTTAAACGTGTATAAAGTCAGCTATGTTGTCTACACTAACCCTCTGTCTGGGTTTCCCACagaagataaataaacaatatataatgCACCATTAAACATAATCACTAACTGTAAAAACCCATTATTATGACACCGGTTTGCTCTTAATCACGCCATGCAAGTGCTGCCATCAGGAAACATCCTTTCTTGACCCTTTTCAAATGTGACCCAACAGTTTCTATTTTCAAAAACGTTTCAACGCTCAGCGTAGCGAGAGTGAACTCTGGTCCTACGACGCTGGTTCACTTCTTACCGGGGTAGATCTCCATGGTAACTTATGCTGAACACCAAGCCTGCTCCGGAGCAGGTTATGTTCCAGATAAATGATAACTCAGTGAAAGCCccgcctgctgaccaatcagagctctgtgtgGGGAGTTTAAAGCTATGAAGGCATATCACAGGATACAGGAGTACAGTTTAAACTGCCGTATGCAGGAACGACGGACAGCAAACTCGCCGACtgtgaacatgacaatgaataGAATCACTGGCCATCTTCAGAGCAATTAGACTTTTCTTACATTTGTATTGCGTACAGTCCGCGGCACTGTGGGGCAGATGCCGATGTGTCGCATTTATCATTCAAATCACATCATAATATATTTCCGTATCTGTGTCAGCTCCTCGAGCCGGATCAGGCCGTGCAACAGTTACAgtggcacatactgtatgcagaaCAACACATTAAGTTGACAAAACGGCAGTGATATTAATTTACACATTCAAACAGTCggaagtttctttttttttaaccagctCTACTTCCTGCACcttgcagctgcagctgtgtggTTTTCATCCTGGATCAAGTGTTTAATCATGATGTTAAAGGTTTGATCGTTTACTCTCCATTCATGATGTATGACGCTCCGCTGTCAGTACACTTGTCCaggtttgtgattggtcaaatgttgctaaCCCCGTCCCTTTCACTTGAACACGCTTATAGCCGGACGGAGCAACCCTGGGTTGACTTACCGAGCTGATAACCAGCGTCGTAGGACCGAATTGCGAGATTGTGTTTCTTAGGTTTAGTTAAGCCAGATAGCTTAAACATATCCAGGGTCTGTTGAAGTGGCTTCGTCGTACAGGCCTCTGGTTCTTTGACTCTATTTTAAAGTTATAACAAACCGGGGAGAGAGAAGTAAACTAGGACTCCTCTGAAAAATCATCCAATCACAGCTTTTAAAATTCTGCAACAGTTTCAATCAAGCTGCGCTATTTTGGAAaaaattgcaatattttaacttttttgcgatatatattaaaatacggaaaacacaaaatattcacCCTTTTGAGAGCAGATGTTGTGACctattaaacacttttttaaatgggttGTCAGTTATAATTGTAAATGGGTGTTGAATGTACCACATGTGCATTATTCATCAGACTACGTTTAACAACTGTCAGAAATAATTCTATCACCAACTTCCTGGCCTAATCTAATGTTAATGTTGAGCCATGATTCAAAAACTATCTAACttacacacaatcacacaaacacactttccacTCACTGAGGAGGATGTATCTGTTCTTCTTCACCGCCTCCAGCAGGACTTTGACCTCAGTGAAGGAGAACCGAGGTTTGGATCTCAACCCTCCTTTCGCTCCTCCCACCTTatactcctcatcttcctcacgCCACACGGCCGACATAGCTACACCTCGTAcactcctccccccctcctgctcctcttcctcctcttctgctgGCCTTTTTGCGACTCAGTTTGGTAGATTTCACTGCCTTCCAGCCACGTCTGTTCCTGATCCACCAAAAGACACCTCTCTGACATCAGGTGGGAGACAAAACCAGAAATATTATGAACAGAGCGGAGAACGCTATACAGACGACACAATGTGAAAAGATGGAGTAAGTAGAGGGAAATAAACGGTTTTTTGGAAATGCAAAATTTTGAATAGCGCAACAACCACAGAACAGGAAGTTCAATATGTGTTAAAGGCTAATTATTTGTCAAGAAAATGAGTTAAGTAAATCTAAATATGGTTAATTCCCATGCAgatttattaataacaaaaataataatacattttatttctatcacacactaaaaaaacaacatcatctcAAGgtttaataaaacactttttttttaaacaactagGTAgctgagtttaaaaaataaacaaaagtgatatatatatatatatatatatatatatatatatatatatatatatatatatatatatatattcatagttcttatatttgtaaataaagATGCAACGGATGAAATACCTGGAATAActtaaaatagattttttttccaaaatgttccGCCCGGTGTTTTACAAGGAAATGAATATGAGCGGAGAAATTAAAGTGTTACACGCAGTGGCAGTACAtcagtatcaaaatataaaagggTTTTTCCttacaaagataaataaatgcactGCTCATAGCTTAGATTTAACAACAGGTAGGATATCAGCAGGTAGAGGGTGCACTTGTTCAACCACACGTAGACGACTGGATATACCTGCAGCTCATTTATTGGAGTTGTAAATAAAAGTCCTTAAAAGCTCTGAAATCTCCACAAAACCAATAAATGTTCCATACAGTCTCTACCTGATCCGACTCATATAGTCCTGTCACAAAAAGTGAATTCCGTTGATGACTTGAGGCATAAAATGACATATAAATGTAGTTCAAAGATACAAGGATGAAAAGGTATACTAGAATAAAATCACAAGCAgcagtatttttttaagtaCACAGAGACATCTGTGCAATATTCTCCTTTAGAGCTGGACTGTGGTTGTTGTCAGAGTAGACTAGGGACATCTTGTTTTTTCAGCATGTGTCCCTACAGTGCCTCCTCCTGgttctattttaaaataaaaaatgcattattaaagaCAAACTTAGGGTTGTTTTGTTACTGTGATAAGGTGTCGATTTTGGTGAGTGACAAAAAAACGTGTAATTTATCGTTTTTTAAAAGTCAGCAACCAACATTTTGTCACTAAGCAACACTCTGTGGCGATATCGAATAAATGGAAGTACAATCTCCAAGTTCTTCTTAATTTGGAGCCCATAACTATTTCCAAATAATACATTCtatgtcttattttattgtttttatctctgtttaAGGACTCACTTCAAGATTCAAAGATGTATTGTCATAACATATACACAATTAAGGtgtaattatgtaatgtatgaaaaaaTCGAGATCgcaggttcctcaacagtgcaattTACAAgacataaacattaaaacaaaataaaagtaaaattagaattaacaaacaacaataaaaaatacaattttagctacattattttgtatgtttttaccATAACACGCAAGTATAGTGTTGAAACCTACCAACATCTGTAAGATATGaacttttgaataatatttattcatgtttaattaatattgtttgttttatatttgttttaaagtgtgtcgtttttaatgatttttcatGAATTTCTTTATGCATTTTACCCTGGACATGTAGTGTCTTGTGAGTACCTTGAACATCGCTCTTTATGTAGAACGTTTTATTATTGTTGAGAAAAACGTCTTCAGATTTAAATTAGCGTTGCGCCTACTTTGACCACGTGGTCCGTATGAGCCAATCAGCTGTGAGCtagtgtgtctttgttgagCTCACACAAGGAGCAGCCAGCCCACAGACTCCGCCATCTCTGTGGGCTCCGTAGAGCTAACACGTTGTCGCGATAAAACGGTCAACCCGGAATAACAGCGGATTTCAGGGCAGTTGTGTGGATATACCGAGCATATGAAACGAGCGTCCACAGAGCAGAGTGTTGAATCCGTACGCCGGTTCCGTTGCATCGTGTAACAGCTCACGTTACGCGGCATTCAGTGGTGGAGGTAGAGGACGTAATGTCTGCTCTGCTGCTAAGCTCCCTTGTTCGCATTGTAGCTATACACGGGTACACTTGCTTTTTCCTTTGTACATCACGCGTGTAGTGTGTTATCATGACAATATGGCAACGTGCAAAGTAAAAAGCTGACGTTAAAATAATTACCAGGAAAAATGGcgtttttctcttcctcccctccttcctccgtGGGTCTCCCGAAAGTTCGGAGAGTCGAGAACAACTGGACTGCGCAGACTCCgatatttttttcctcccttgAACGCGCAACATTTCAGCCCTCCGCGCGCCCACAGCTGCCCCACATACACCGTCCACCAATCACTTCCATTTTCAAACAAGTCCACTCAAAACTCGTAAAATATGCGCCTTTAACTCatagtttgtattttatgtgaAAAACTGATTATTTATCCTCCTCACAAAGCTGAAGACCCATCACAGACAACCCCTTACCCCTCTATACAGTTGGGCAATATTAGTCCATAGCCACATTTCTGGCAGATCAGTTATTCTTTAAGTTCATATTGTGGAATTTAACcccaaatacataaataaataaagttttctaGCTGTGCATTTTTTTCTTGGTTTGCAAAGttcaaatacattattataCTTATAAAGCCTATTATTAATTACCCATACCATCAATCAAAAACCATAAGAATTTTAGCAATACTCAAAGCCCATATGTAGATCAAATCTGGCTTAGgacaataataatgaaaactCAGCAGGTGATACAACAAAGTAaatcaaaatatgtttattggCTATATGAAAAGCATGCACACatatattccatttattttacagagttGTTTGGAATGTGTCAGCAAAGCTTGATGAGATGCCATTAAAAGACAACACCAATTCATCGTCATTTTTCACCACCATTTTACATCAACATGAgaagagagaagatggagaggtCAGGAAGTGGAGCAGGTTCCAAGTATGTCCGCTTGGTGTCGCTATAGGTCTTTGTCTGATGACAAATGCGTGTTTCCTTCCTCTGGGCAATACCTGACTGCACCTGCAGAGGGCGCCAACATGAACGTGTTTCATAATGTATGGGACATTTTAGACTAGAGGAAGGGGGGAGTGGTGTGTTTTACAATGGTGTTTGCATTTGGGAAGGGGCTGGTTGTtgatagtatttttttttatcctgcacacatacagcttttcttattttataattatCTGACCTGTAAGAAGTAAAAGGAAACTCTTTGGTTGAAAATGCACACCCCGGGCCAAGGGGCTGCTCTTCGCTGCTGTTATCCACACGTTCACATTTTGTGAAACTATTTCTGATTTGGTCTTCATTGTGCTGCAGTGACCCAGTTTCCCCACAGGGATCATTAAAGCTTCCTTATTCTCTGCCAAGTGACCGCAGAAGCCTCCTCGGGGGGGAATGTAACGACAAAGGGCTTGCTGTGAAACTATGGCTGCATACTAGAATATTatgagaataaataa includes the following:
- the LOC134879883 gene encoding uncharacterized protein LOC134879883 — protein: MSAVWREEDEEYKVGGAKGGLRSKPRFSFTEVKVLLEAVKKNRYILLRKFNQGVSAETKKQTWTEITNQINGMGENHREVRQIMKKWADLKCDGKRRALALRNPNGNNLRKKNLGPIERMVHKILIMSPRGGGDSDLEDDEDFTKLYSKDPTPNSTYSYLGLTDSSHSLPGGASFDMSPLSSPEKDLDGPPFHMSSELDLADDGECALEYEENDDSMLSSYPSSQPPPSVSPTSLDPLPDNALLRVKPVHTYSRSSQNNNSTSQNNTSPKPLLPGPSFSGASTSSVIPSVSGSGTASSAAVPTPSQSPISSNRSTSLPAPSFSFILPAPSSSFILPAPSSFILPAPSSSFALPPPSSSFALPPLSSSFSLPPPPSSTANVSNPAPYIAPPPASSVASIAPSSSSSRPTPPSSSILPPNSSSTSTANRDPLPAGGPPRRTHEAVAQMASQGLQQQRASRMLLSSVSQSLEVLAQSVQLLVESQQEFVQDSLQLQRETVDILRDFSNTALTMLRDKPTNHPPAARF